In Hermetia illucens chromosome 1, iHerIll2.2.curated.20191125, whole genome shotgun sequence, one genomic interval encodes:
- the LOC119657221 gene encoding lipase 3-like, translating into MKSATALSLIFCFTQIQAISLKNVVSLVNARFNRNFDRITSAQDLVQYGIDPSSVDPNIIADATSTTPELIERYGYRVEIHRVKTPDGYLLEMHRIPKEGGVPVYLQHGILDSSAAWVIMGPTSALAYHLADLGYDVWMGNCRGNRYSRAHIKLSPDKKEFWDFSFHEIGVFDVPAMIDFILEETRYPKIHYIGHSQGTTAFWVMCSERPVYCDKIISMNALAPVAFMSHTKSPVIRAIVPFLDQMEIIFKLLGVYEFMPNNDFLTLIGQMFCKKEAMTQALCMNAIFLIAGYNSDQLNKTMLPAIIGHIPAGAATKQLIHYGQLIKSGKFRKFDHGWIKNLFKYGSTKPPAYNLGDVRVPVVLHHSENDWLAQPADVHELERHLPNVFKRYLVPMPKFNHLDFIFAIKGREMVNDEVVKVLEDFKNEVTFYDI; encoded by the exons ATGAAAAGTGCCACGGCTTTATCATTGATTTTCTGTTTTACTCAAATTCAAGCGATCTCTTTGAAAAATGTTGTTAGTTTGGTTAACGCGCGGTTCAACAGAAATTTTGATCGAATCACAAGCGCCCAAGATCTAGTACAATATGGGATTGATCCTAGTAGTGTCGATCCCAACATTATTGCAGATGCAACTTCCACAACt CCAGAACTCATAGAAAGATATGGCTACCGAGTGGAAATTCATAGAGTGAAGACTCCCGACGGGTATCTCCTCGAAATGCATCGTATACCGAAAGAAG GTGGGGTACCAGTATATCTGCAGCACGGCATTTTGGATTCATCCGCAGCGTGGGTTATCATGGGCCCTACTAGCGCATTAG CTTACCACTTGGCAGACCTTGGCTATGATGTATGGATGGGTAATTGTCGTGGAAATCGTTATTCCCGTGCACATATTAAACTCAGTCCCGATAAAAAAGAGTTTTGGGACTTCTCATTTCATGAAATTGGTGTATTTGATGTACCTGCAATGATTGATTTCATCCTCGAGGAGACGCGATATCCAAAAATTCACTACATTGGACATTCCCAG GGAACAACTGCTTTTTGGGTCATGTGCAGTGAGAGACCTGTCTACTGCGATAAGATTATATCAATGAATGCTTTAGCCCCTGTGGCTTTCATGTCGCATACCAAAAGTCCTGTGATTCGAGCAATAGTGCCATTTTTGGACCAGATGGAG ATCATATTCAAATTGCTTGGCGTATACGAATTCATGCCTAATAACGATTTTTTGACATTAATTGGACAAATGTTCTGCAAGAAGGAGGCCATGACGCAAGCCCTTTGCATGAATGCAATCTTCCTTATTGCCGGCTATAATTCAGATCAACTAAACAAA ACGATGTTGCCAGCTATTATAGGTCATATTCCAGCTGGTGCAGCGACGAAACAACTCATTCATTATGGACAATTGATTAAGTCGGGGAAGTTCAGAAAGTTTGATCATGGCTGGATTAAAAACCTTTTCAAATACGGATCCACCAAGCCGCCAGCATATAATTTAGGAGACGTCAGGGTTCCTGTTGTGCTACATCATTCCGAAAACGACTGGCTAGCACAACCTGCAGATGTCCATGAGCTAGAGCGACATCTTCCGAATGTCTTCAAAAGATATTTAGTACCGATGCCGAAATTTAACCATCTGGACTTTATATTTGCCATTAAAGGTCGAGAAATGGTGAATGATGAAGTTGTGAAAGTGCTGGAAGATTTCAAGAACGAAGTCACATTTTACGATATTTAA